The following are encoded in a window of Narcine bancroftii isolate sNarBan1 chromosome 2, sNarBan1.hap1, whole genome shotgun sequence genomic DNA:
- the LOC138754169 gene encoding phosphatidylinositide phosphatase SAC2-like isoform X6 encodes MELFQSQSEYTVRGAHSCLSCSRSSGSMEIRAASEVDLSGAVCLGLVEGVVGKFQFHTNLDCFLILVQQKGLVGIVPGKHEMYKITKVAVIPLTDAEPQDLKLEFCKTHQRSSSDSTESGFQRKFPEDGSSKWQFRSKRKLEQRLLAELVKMFTGSNSFYYSLTYDITNTAQRQQQGGEGQVWPPSLAQIDDRFFWNKYMIRDLLEEKSAMSDQWIIPIIQGFVQVQEICIGCSKEETTFSNGWTDKELQEMPESKFLLVLISRRSRHRGGMRYKCRGIDSNGNVANYVETEQLIFSGDDIMSFVQVRGSVPLFWSQEGYRYKPHPKLHKSEEENKRAFQAHFKEQIKIYNKEVIINLVDQIGPEKLIGDAYLKHFLMFNDPNLIYVLFDFHHLCQGRRFENIKLLTEGISNIIDDLKWFRLSECRVLSRQEGVLRVNCMDSLDRTNLSQAFIARHILEQQLEVLKILPQHCCLPQNTLKTFLSMWANSGDAISKQYAGTAAMKSDFTRTGESKLSGVMKDGYRSANRYYLDHFRHAYRQAVIDLMYSDHMTKDMHALIQKQKLAKTLLINEHRRRQKKEIEALILICTSRLIPAMETFLGGWLFVDCNPRLKHIAEQSWDVMFLLSTEACYLAHINKECEISDSCRIALSELESIEFGHQPSMKETSKKIYMKLYYPFSGKSHNEYTLRPVLQHWMAKGGSAPRTATARELRP; translated from the exons ATTTAGATTGCTTCCTGATTCTTGTCCAACAAAAGGGCCTTGTTGGCATAGTCCCTGGGAAACATGAGATGTATAAAATCACCAAGGTGGCAGTGATACCATTGACTGATGCTGAACCACAGGACTTAAAGCTGGAG tttTGCAAGACACACCAGAGGTCTTCATCTGACTCCACTGAATCTGGCTTCCAGAGGAAGTTCCCAGAGGACGGTTCTTCCAAATGGCAG TTCAGAAGCAAGAGGAAGTTGGAGCAGCGGCTGCTGGCGGAGCTCGTCAAAATGTTCACTGGCTCCAACTCGTTCTATTACAGCCTGACCTATGATATCACGAACACTGCCCAGCGACAACAGCAGGGGGGCGAAGGCCAAGTATGGCCACCTTCATTGGCACAG ATCGATGATAGATTTTTCTGGAACAAGTATATGATTCGAGACTTGCTTGAAGAAAAG AGCGCGATGTCAGATCAGTGGATCATCCCCATCATTCAGGGTTTTGTGCAGGTGCAGGAGATCTGCATCGGCTGCAGCAAGGAGGAGACCACATTCTCAAACGGTTGGACGGACAAGGAGCTCCAGGAGATGCCAGAGTCAAAGTTCCTGCTTGTTCTCATCTCCCGGAGAAGCAGACACCGAGGAG GGATGCGGTACAAATGCAGGGGCATTGATAGCAACGGGAACGTGGCCAATTATGTGGAGACCGAGCAGCTGATCTTCAGTGGAGATGACATCATGTCCTTTGTCCAGGTTCGAGGATCTGTTCCTCTGTTCTGGAGCCAGGAAGGCTATCGGTACAAACCCCACCCCAAGCTACACAAGA GTGAAGAGGAGAACAAACGGGCTTTTCAGGCTCACTTCAAAGAACAGATCAAGATTTACAATAAGGAG GTTATCATCAATCTTGTTGACCAGATTGGGCCAGAGAAGTTGATTGGCGATGCCTACTTGAAGCATTTTCTGATGTTCAATGATCCCAACCTCATTTACGTGTTATTCGATTTCCATCACCTATG CCAGGGcagaaggtttgaaaacatcaagCTCCTGACTGAAGGAATTAGCAACATCATCGATGATCTGAAGTGGTTTAG GTTGTCTGAGTGTAGGGTACTGAGCAGGCAGGAGGGAGTGCTCCGTGTTAACTGCATGGACAGTCTGGATCGAACCAATCTTTCACAGGCTTTTATTGCCCGCCacatcctggagcagcaa CTGGAGGTGCTGAAGATCCTTCCCCAACATTGCTGTCTCCCCCAGAACACCCTGAAGACATTCCTGAGCATGTGGGCAAACAGCGGTGATGCCATTAGCAAGCAGTACGCAGGCACAGCTGCCATGAAG AGTGACTTCACTCGAACTGGAGAAAGCAAACTGTCTGGAGTGATGAAGGACGGGTATCGGTCTGCCAACAGATATTACCTCGACCACTTCAGGCATGCATACAGACAGGCTGTGATTG ATCTCATGTATAGTGATCACATGACCAAAGATATGCACGCTCTCATTCAAAAGCAGAAGCTCGCAAAGACATTGCTAATAAACGAGCATCGCAGAAGGCAGAAGAAGGAAATTGAAGCTTTAATCCTAATCTGTACTTCACGCCTGATACCAGCAATGGAGACCTTCTTGGGAGGCTGGCTTTTCGTTGATTGTAACCCAAG GTTGAAGCATATAGCTGAacagagttgggatgtcatgtttctCCTCTCCACCGAGGCATGCTATTTGGCTCA CATCAACAAGGAATGTGAAATCTCCGATTCATGTCGAATCGCTCTGTCGGAGCTGGAGAGCATAGAATTTG GTCACCAACCCTCAATGAAGGAAACATCCAAGAAAATTTACATGAAGCTATATTACCCCTTCTCGGGAAAGAGCCACAATGAGTATACACTGAGGCCAGTTCTTCAACATTGGATGGCCAAAG GAGGATCAGCACCTCGGACAGCGACGGCACGGGAGCTTCGCCCGTAA
- the LOC138754169 gene encoding phosphatidylinositide phosphatase SAC2-like isoform X5, with translation MELFQSQSEYTVRGAHSCLSCSRSSGSMEIRAASEVDLSGAVCLGLVEGVVGKFQFHTNLDCFLILVQQKGLVGIVPGKHEMYKITKVAVIPLTDAEPQDLKLEFCKTHQRSSSDSTESGFQRKFPEDGSSKWQFRSKRKLEQRLLAELVKMFTGSNSFYYSLTYDITNTAQRQQQGGEGQVWPPSLAQIDDRFFWNKYMIRDLLEEKSAMSDQWIIPIIQGFVQVQEICIGCSKEETTFSNGWTDKELQEMPESKFLLVLISRRSRHRGGMRYKCRGIDSNGNVANYVETEQLIFSGDDIMSFVQVRGSVPLFWSQEGYRYKPHPKLHKSEEENKRAFQAHFKEQIKIYNKEVIINLVDQIGPEKLIGDAYLKHFLMFNDPNLIYVLFDFHHLCQGRRFENIKLLTEGISNIIDDLKWFRLSECRVLSRQEGVLRVNCMDSLDRTNLSQAFIARHILEQQLEVLKILPQHCCLPQNTLKTFLSMWANSGDAISKQYAGTAAMKSDFTRTGESKLSGVMKDGYRSANRYYLDHFRHAYRQAVIDLMYSDHMTKDMHALIQKQKLAKTLLINEHRRRQKKEIEALILICTSRLIPAMETFLGGWLFVDCNPRRISTSDSDGTGASPVTQQAHERSPVIVTAQQDKGPSEHDTLQENEVNWDHVFSVYLPRDGKITLQVSHYRGASYWEGTSGSTWQYLPSDSSRSSQEDGFISSRSVSTSPSTSSSSRLSSGLDSSVNCSRAASPEQEQKSASSLLPTDCAVGSEQLLLAPRARKVRRERSLKKRSGRGSGNSAHPNQSSSSTDGSLTPTP, from the exons ATTTAGATTGCTTCCTGATTCTTGTCCAACAAAAGGGCCTTGTTGGCATAGTCCCTGGGAAACATGAGATGTATAAAATCACCAAGGTGGCAGTGATACCATTGACTGATGCTGAACCACAGGACTTAAAGCTGGAG tttTGCAAGACACACCAGAGGTCTTCATCTGACTCCACTGAATCTGGCTTCCAGAGGAAGTTCCCAGAGGACGGTTCTTCCAAATGGCAG TTCAGAAGCAAGAGGAAGTTGGAGCAGCGGCTGCTGGCGGAGCTCGTCAAAATGTTCACTGGCTCCAACTCGTTCTATTACAGCCTGACCTATGATATCACGAACACTGCCCAGCGACAACAGCAGGGGGGCGAAGGCCAAGTATGGCCACCTTCATTGGCACAG ATCGATGATAGATTTTTCTGGAACAAGTATATGATTCGAGACTTGCTTGAAGAAAAG AGCGCGATGTCAGATCAGTGGATCATCCCCATCATTCAGGGTTTTGTGCAGGTGCAGGAGATCTGCATCGGCTGCAGCAAGGAGGAGACCACATTCTCAAACGGTTGGACGGACAAGGAGCTCCAGGAGATGCCAGAGTCAAAGTTCCTGCTTGTTCTCATCTCCCGGAGAAGCAGACACCGAGGAG GGATGCGGTACAAATGCAGGGGCATTGATAGCAACGGGAACGTGGCCAATTATGTGGAGACCGAGCAGCTGATCTTCAGTGGAGATGACATCATGTCCTTTGTCCAGGTTCGAGGATCTGTTCCTCTGTTCTGGAGCCAGGAAGGCTATCGGTACAAACCCCACCCCAAGCTACACAAGA GTGAAGAGGAGAACAAACGGGCTTTTCAGGCTCACTTCAAAGAACAGATCAAGATTTACAATAAGGAG GTTATCATCAATCTTGTTGACCAGATTGGGCCAGAGAAGTTGATTGGCGATGCCTACTTGAAGCATTTTCTGATGTTCAATGATCCCAACCTCATTTACGTGTTATTCGATTTCCATCACCTATG CCAGGGcagaaggtttgaaaacatcaagCTCCTGACTGAAGGAATTAGCAACATCATCGATGATCTGAAGTGGTTTAG GTTGTCTGAGTGTAGGGTACTGAGCAGGCAGGAGGGAGTGCTCCGTGTTAACTGCATGGACAGTCTGGATCGAACCAATCTTTCACAGGCTTTTATTGCCCGCCacatcctggagcagcaa CTGGAGGTGCTGAAGATCCTTCCCCAACATTGCTGTCTCCCCCAGAACACCCTGAAGACATTCCTGAGCATGTGGGCAAACAGCGGTGATGCCATTAGCAAGCAGTACGCAGGCACAGCTGCCATGAAG AGTGACTTCACTCGAACTGGAGAAAGCAAACTGTCTGGAGTGATGAAGGACGGGTATCGGTCTGCCAACAGATATTACCTCGACCACTTCAGGCATGCATACAGACAGGCTGTGATTG ATCTCATGTATAGTGATCACATGACCAAAGATATGCACGCTCTCATTCAAAAGCAGAAGCTCGCAAAGACATTGCTAATAAACGAGCATCGCAGAAGGCAGAAGAAGGAAATTGAAGCTTTAATCCTAATCTGTACTTCACGCCTGATACCAGCAATGGAGACCTTCTTGGGAGGCTGGCTTTTCGTTGATTGTAACCCAAG GAGGATCAGCACCTCGGACAGCGACGGCACGGGAGCTTCGCCCGTAACCCAGCAAGCGCATGAGAGGTCTCCCGTCATCGTCACCGCTCAGCAGGACAAAGGGCCGAGTGAACACGATACACTGCAGGAGAATGAGGTGAACTGGGACCATGTGTTCTCCGTGTACCTGCCTAGAGACGGCAAGATCACGTTGCAAGTTTCCCATTACAGAGGCGCATCCTACTGGGAAGGAACATCGGGTTCCACCTGGCAGTATCTCCCATCCGACAGCTCCCGGAGCTCGCAGGAGGACGGGTTCATCTCAAGCAGGAGCGTTTCCACCTCGCCCTCCACCTCCTCCAGCTCCAGGCTTTCCTCAGGCCTGGACTCCAGCGTGAACTGCTCCAGGGCAGCTTCGCCCGAGCAGGAGCAAAAGAGCGCGTCGTCCCTGCTGCCCACGGACTGCGCGGTTGGCAGCGAACAGCTCCTGCTAGCTCCGAGAGCGAGGAAGGTCCGGAGAGAACGGAGTTTGAAAAAGAGGTCGGGGAGAGGGTCCGGCAACTCAGCCCACCCCAATCAGAGCAGCAGCAGCACCGACGGCAGCCTCACTCCGACGCCCTAA